The proteins below are encoded in one region of Sulfolobus sp. A20:
- the thsA gene encoding thermosome subunit alpha, with protein sequence MAYLFKEGTQRSSGNDVILNNIAVAKILSEMLKSSLGPKGLDKMLIEGQDITITNDGATIVKNMEVEHPTAKILIETAKTLDSEVGDGTTSVVVLAGLLLEKAEDLINQKIHPTTIIEGYRLALNESLKVLKEISDKITPENRKALHDLIYTTLSSKFFSTESTLEKIIGLVIEASLAVLDKRDGQYNLDIKNIKTVKINSGEFDDSELFNGVVLDKEPANENMPKFLENVKILLIDFPLKLEKTEINMKLGITDPTQMKAYLDEQTAYIKQLVDKIKSLGAKVVISQKDIDEVASYLMAKNGIIAVKNVKRSDIELLSRATGARIVSSIKDVSESDLGEVKVIELRNLGKNKFLFIKSDKAKAVTVIIRGSSSLLTDEAERSLNDAFNSVRNLLLEPYILPGGGAVEEELALKLKESANKIKGKEQIAFNAFADALEEYVVTLANTAGMDPTNTLVEIRSKHAKGLKNAGIDVIKGQINDNMYDLKVIDSLRVKEQVIKSATEAATAVLKIDDVIAAAPAKQQPQQQPYMG encoded by the coding sequence ATGGCATATCTATTTAAAGAAGGCACGCAAAGGTCATCTGGAAATGACGTAATACTAAATAACATAGCTGTAGCTAAAATATTGTCAGAAATGTTAAAGTCTAGCTTAGGACCTAAGGGTTTAGACAAGATGTTGATAGAGGGTCAAGATATAACTATTACCAACGACGGAGCTACAATAGTAAAGAATATGGAAGTGGAACATCCTACTGCAAAAATTCTAATAGAAACTGCTAAAACGTTAGATTCAGAGGTGGGTGACGGGACTACATCAGTTGTGGTATTAGCAGGTTTATTACTTGAAAAAGCTGAAGACTTGATAAACCAAAAGATACACCCCACGACTATAATTGAAGGATACAGATTAGCACTTAATGAATCCTTGAAAGTTCTTAAAGAGATTTCAGATAAGATAACGCCAGAAAACAGAAAAGCACTTCACGATTTAATTTACACAACATTATCCAGCAAATTCTTCTCTACAGAAAGTACATTAGAGAAAATAATAGGATTAGTAATAGAGGCGTCGTTAGCTGTCTTAGATAAAAGAGATGGACAGTACAACCTTGATATAAAGAACATAAAAACTGTGAAAATAAATAGTGGAGAATTTGATGATAGTGAGTTATTTAATGGCGTTGTTTTAGACAAGGAACCAGCTAATGAGAACATGCCAAAGTTTCTAGAAAACGTTAAAATATTACTGATAGATTTCCCATTAAAGTTAGAGAAAACCGAGATCAACATGAAATTAGGCATAACTGATCCAACGCAGATGAAAGCTTATTTGGATGAACAAACAGCCTACATAAAACAGCTAGTAGATAAGATAAAAAGTCTAGGAGCTAAAGTTGTAATAAGTCAAAAGGATATTGATGAAGTAGCTTCATATCTAATGGCAAAGAACGGAATTATAGCTGTGAAAAACGTTAAAAGAAGCGATATTGAACTACTAAGTAGGGCTACGGGAGCAAGAATAGTAAGTAGTATTAAAGATGTAAGTGAGAGCGACCTAGGGGAAGTTAAAGTAATTGAATTGAGAAATCTAGGTAAGAATAAGTTCCTCTTCATAAAGTCGGACAAGGCTAAAGCTGTGACTGTTATAATAAGAGGGTCTAGCAGTTTATTAACTGATGAAGCTGAGAGGAGTTTAAACGATGCATTTAACTCAGTCAGAAATTTACTACTCGAACCGTATATATTACCGGGTGGGGGTGCTGTTGAAGAAGAATTAGCGTTGAAGTTGAAGGAAAGTGCGAACAAGATTAAAGGTAAGGAACAGATTGCCTTTAATGCCTTTGCAGATGCTCTAGAAGAATACGTAGTTACTTTGGCTAACACAGCAGGCATGGATCCAACAAACACATTAGTGGAAATAAGGAGCAAACATGCCAAAGGTTTGAAAAACGCTGGAATCGACGTAATTAAAGGTCAAATTAATGATAATATGTACGATTTAAAGGTCATCGATTCCTTAAGAGTTAAGGAGCAAGTAATAAAAAGCGCTACAGAGGCTGCTACAGCAGTTTTAAAAATAGATGACGTAATAGCAGCTGCTCCTGCTAAACAACAACCACAACAACAACCGTACATGGGTTGA
- a CDS encoding glycosyltransferase, with protein MYREMIRLDILFYLLISTIISIATIIYISFTVPLAFSYRQKFSSSKVNKNDITALIPVYNENVNTFKEVINSVKENGINFIVVGDGCDQPYREIVESSGGVFIGLAKNGGKRNAIREGFKYVKTPYVLLLDSDTVLPKGAIEKLSSKLDDKVVAVSPEIRVMPGKDKNVYYISEMMQRLRELSYRALQKVGSIVSLNGQCILVKTEVIRPLIESGDFKSVKLWRFTTILGDDRQITNYIYSKGYKAIVTSEVMVKTKAPDNLKGLLRQLVRWYRSNNFFLIKELTDGTLMKKGFFYAFTLLYWYTLPLLSLSNYLLYTEIVMRHILTHWNIIVKVITRDPIKFIEYVIVRRINNVFNLDPSPVTREISKLSHLSPNFYHHYFYHRHILVINQKPLDVNIIFFYYFYNFHNLVGEISTIVSIIMILTIILYTKKSFREFTIGMLAFPLMFFADIFALFTIWKQKKWSGRS; from the coding sequence ATGTATAGGGAAATGATAAGGCTGGATATACTATTTTATTTATTGATCTCCACTATTATCTCAATCGCAACTATAATTTACATAAGCTTTACTGTTCCCTTAGCGTTTTCATATAGGCAAAAATTTTCTTCAAGTAAAGTAAATAAAAATGACATAACTGCTTTGATACCAGTGTATAATGAGAACGTTAATACTTTTAAAGAAGTAATTAATTCCGTAAAGGAGAATGGAATTAATTTTATAGTAGTTGGAGACGGATGTGATCAGCCCTATAGAGAGATTGTGGAATCGTCTGGCGGTGTTTTTATTGGATTAGCTAAGAACGGTGGGAAGAGGAATGCAATAAGGGAAGGATTCAAGTATGTTAAGACTCCTTATGTATTACTACTTGATAGCGATACTGTACTCCCAAAGGGAGCAATTGAGAAGTTATCTTCTAAACTAGATGATAAAGTAGTAGCAGTTAGCCCGGAGATAAGGGTAATGCCAGGGAAGGATAAAAATGTATATTATATTAGCGAGATGATGCAAAGATTAAGAGAGTTAAGTTATAGAGCATTGCAGAAAGTAGGTAGTATAGTGTCATTAAATGGTCAGTGTATCTTAGTAAAAACTGAGGTCATAAGACCTTTAATTGAATCTGGTGATTTCAAGAGTGTTAAACTTTGGAGGTTTACTACAATTTTAGGAGATGATAGGCAAATAACTAATTACATCTACTCTAAAGGATATAAGGCAATAGTAACCAGTGAAGTAATGGTGAAAACTAAGGCACCTGATAATTTAAAGGGATTATTAAGACAGTTAGTGAGGTGGTATAGATCGAATAATTTCTTCTTGATAAAGGAGCTCACTGATGGAACTCTCATGAAGAAGGGGTTCTTTTACGCGTTTACTTTACTTTATTGGTATACGCTTCCATTGCTTAGCTTAAGCAATTATTTATTATACACTGAAATAGTAATGAGGCATATACTTACCCATTGGAATATTATCGTTAAAGTAATAACTAGGGATCCAATTAAATTCATAGAATATGTTATAGTGAGAAGGATAAATAATGTATTTAACTTAGATCCATCTCCTGTTACAAGAGAAATTAGTAAACTATCACATCTTTCACCTAACTTTTATCATCATTATTTTTACCATCGCCACATATTAGTTATAAATCAAAAGCCATTAGATGTAAATATAATATTCTTCTATTACTTCTATAATTTCCATAACCTCGTGGGGGAAATATCTACTATTGTTTCAATTATTATGATTCTTACAATTATTTTATATACTAAAAAGAGTTTTAGGGAATTCACAATAGGAATGCTTGCCTTTCCCCTAATGTTCTTCGCTGACATTTTTGCCTTATTTACTATCTGGAAGCAGAAAAAATGGTCTGGTCGTAGTTAG
- a CDS encoding glucose 1-dehydrogenase encodes MKAIIVKPPNAGVEIKDVKEGEVDNYGKVKIRTLYNGICGTDREIVNGKLTLSNLPQGKNFLVLGHEAIGVVEESCCGFSQGELVMPVNRRGCGVCRNCLAGRPDFCETGKFVEAGIHGIDGFMREFWFDDVRYLVRVPRALEDVGILAQPLADVVKSVEEMLSVQRRVPLWSCDDGTLNCRRALVVGTGPIGILFSLALRTVGLEVWMSNRRDPSETEQIFIEETKTNYFNSSNGYDKLRESIGKFDVIIDATGADASLINNLLPLLNRNGVLGLFGFSVSGTFSINYNMLQDIIHANKVIIGLVNGQKPHFEQALVHLASWKTLYPKSSKLLITKTISINDEKEVLKTLKEKEHGEIKIRILWE; translated from the coding sequence ATGAAAGCAATCATAGTAAAACCTCCAAATGCTGGAGTAGAAATAAAAGATGTGAAAGAAGGGGAAGTCGATAATTATGGCAAGGTTAAAATAAGGACGTTATATAATGGAATATGCGGAACTGACAGAGAAATAGTGAATGGAAAGCTGACTTTAAGTAACTTACCTCAAGGAAAAAACTTTTTGGTTTTAGGTCATGAGGCTATTGGTGTTGTTGAGGAGTCTTGTTGTGGTTTTTCTCAAGGGGAGTTGGTTATGCCTGTTAATAGGAGGGGTTGTGGTGTTTGCAGGAATTGTTTAGCGGGTAGACCAGATTTCTGCGAAACTGGCAAATTCGTTGAGGCTGGAATTCATGGTATAGATGGTTTTATGCGTGAGTTTTGGTTTGATGATGTTAGGTATCTTGTTAGGGTTCCTAGGGCTTTGGAGGATGTTGGTATTTTGGCTCAGCCTTTGGCTGATGTTGTGAAGAGTGTTGAGGAGATGTTGAGTGTTCAGAGGAGGGTTCCTTTGTGGAGTTGTGATGATGGTACTTTGAATTGTAGGAGGGCTTTGGTTGTTGGTACTGGTCCTATTGGTATTTTGTTTAGTTTAGCCTTGAGGACTGTTGGTTTAGAAGTATGGATGAGCAATAGGAGAGATCCCAGCGAGACTGAGCAGATATTTATCGAGGAAACTAAAACGAATTATTTCAACTCGTCTAATGGCTATGATAAGCTGAGGGAATCCATCGGTAAGTTTGACGTTATAATTGACGCTACTGGAGCTGATGCATCACTAATAAATAATTTATTGCCATTATTGAACAGAAACGGAGTATTAGGTTTGTTTGGCTTTTCAGTATCTGGGACATTTTCGATAAATTATAATATGTTACAAGACATCATTCACGCAAACAAAGTAATTATAGGGCTAGTTAACGGTCAAAAGCCTCATTTTGAACAAGCATTGGTTCACTTGGCTTCGTGGAAGACGTTGTATCCAAAATCATCAAAATTGTTAATTACTAAGACAATAAGTATTAACGATGAGAAAGAGGTTTTGAAAACATTAAAGGAGAAAGAACACGGGGAGATAAAGATAAGAATATTATGGGAATAA
- a CDS encoding BadF/BadG/BcrA/BcrD ATPase family protein, protein MILSVDGGASKTIAVIYDNNQIRGVGISGPSSFYVVGKRTAIANILSAIRQAKGKIHEIPRAVFCLSGAGDSNDSDEIVNEIVKAVSIKAFIKSYKVYNDGVAAYRVANAFEDGITVVTGSSNINYYQKNGILKRLGGWGWFAGDEGSASWIGRRALTYAIRQHDGLLEGYDLVEAVEEYFGKPLKKVIQQLELKPDKALVSGLATKVVELAKSGSSYANLILDEAVEYISTTIRKLLKEFDSTHPRISLVGGLMQAGDFLLNKVRHSLPSSLDFHVFYGYQAVIGGIVILDRIEIFEKIQDLLFQLDDFIEANLPQKQVESILFFREPPREWG, encoded by the coding sequence ATGATTTTGTCTGTCGATGGAGGGGCTAGCAAAACAATAGCCGTGATCTATGATAATAACCAGATACGAGGAGTGGGCATTTCCGGACCCTCAAGTTTTTACGTCGTGGGCAAAAGGACTGCAATAGCTAATATATTGAGCGCAATCAGACAAGCTAAAGGAAAAATACATGAGATACCGAGGGCAGTTTTTTGCTTATCTGGAGCTGGAGATTCCAACGATTCCGATGAGATAGTTAATGAGATAGTCAAGGCAGTATCGATCAAAGCTTTCATAAAAAGCTACAAGGTGTATAATGATGGAGTAGCTGCTTATAGAGTAGCTAATGCTTTTGAAGATGGAATAACTGTAGTTACTGGATCAAGTAACATAAACTATTATCAGAAGAATGGGATATTAAAGAGACTTGGGGGATGGGGTTGGTTTGCTGGAGATGAAGGATCCGCTTCATGGATTGGTAGAAGAGCGTTAACATACGCTATTAGACAGCATGACGGATTACTTGAGGGATACGATCTAGTTGAGGCTGTAGAAGAATACTTTGGTAAGCCTTTAAAGAAGGTGATTCAACAATTAGAGCTTAAACCAGATAAGGCATTAGTATCTGGCTTAGCCACAAAAGTGGTAGAATTAGCTAAGTCCGGGTCAAGTTATGCTAATCTAATATTAGATGAAGCTGTAGAATATATATCTACTACTATTAGAAAATTACTGAAGGAATTCGATTCGACTCATCCTAGAATTTCATTGGTAGGTGGCTTAATGCAAGCTGGTGACTTCCTATTAAATAAGGTCAGGCACAGTCTACCATCAAGTCTAGACTTTCACGTATTCTACGGATATCAAGCAGTAATTGGTGGGATAGTTATATTGGATAGGATAGAAATATTCGAAAAAATTCAAGATTTATTATTTCAGTTAGATGATTTCATAGAAGCTAACTTACCTCAAAAACAAGTAGAAAGTATTCTATTTTTTAGAGAGCCTCCACGTGAGTGGGGATGA
- a CDS encoding SDR family oxidoreductase: MRKISIVTGGAKGIGACIAYTLGKKGYSVVIADIDDKAGEYRLKQFRDEGIDSLFVKTDVSSENDVKKLMDQVYKEYGRIDVLINNAGIGFSGRSIEEQTLEEWKKIIDTNLTGTWLCSKYAIKYMKNTGGVIINIASTRAFQSEPNTEPYSASKGGIIALTHSLAVSLSKYSIRVIAISPGWIDTSNWQFPPKESNLSNLDNKQHLTGRVGRPEDIASLVSFLVSDDASWISGVNFTVDGGMTVKMIYLDENIIQDSLSLLFKDEELSILMRKLIERAKQNREEVKNILRAIL, encoded by the coding sequence GTGAGGAAGATAAGCATTGTCACTGGAGGAGCGAAAGGAATAGGAGCATGTATAGCTTATACGCTGGGAAAGAAAGGTTATTCTGTAGTAATAGCTGATATTGATGATAAAGCTGGAGAATATAGATTGAAGCAGTTTAGGGATGAAGGTATTGACTCCCTTTTCGTAAAAACTGACGTATCATCGGAGAACGACGTTAAGAAGCTTATGGATCAAGTGTATAAAGAGTATGGAAGAATTGACGTGTTAATTAATAATGCAGGAATTGGTTTCAGCGGTAGAAGTATTGAAGAGCAGACTTTGGAAGAGTGGAAGAAAATAATAGATACTAATTTGACTGGAACTTGGCTATGTTCTAAGTATGCAATCAAATATATGAAAAATACCGGCGGTGTAATAATTAACATAGCTTCAACTAGAGCATTTCAGTCAGAACCTAACACTGAACCATATTCAGCCTCAAAAGGTGGTATTATAGCTTTAACTCACTCGCTAGCAGTAAGCTTAAGTAAATATAGCATAAGAGTAATAGCCATTAGTCCAGGCTGGATAGATACTAGCAATTGGCAATTTCCGCCAAAGGAATCTAATTTGTCTAATTTAGATAATAAACAACACTTAACTGGTAGGGTAGGCAGACCAGAAGATATAGCGTCGTTAGTATCATTCTTGGTCTCAGATGACGCTTCATGGATCAGTGGCGTAAACTTTACAGTAGACGGAGGTATGACGGTGAAGATGATTTACTTAGACGAGAATATAATACAAGACTCTTTATCTTTACTTTTTAAGGATGAAGAGCTTTCAATACTAATGAGAAAACTTATAGAAAGAGCAAAACAAAATAGGGAGGAAGTAAAGAATATACTTAGGGCAATTCTATGA
- a CDS encoding alpha-mannosidase, with the protein MRTFSELEARIVLILASSFKNLKELRWKYNNSEPFVEVEGNGKSSYLVIIDHRGSGLVRLDGKPYFELDAYHTLIPIPKGKHVFNINLSNYMDFGEKIDPSPGLPFYTELDLNAFELYIYGDLILDLLRDNNIEREIKDDLAEALTKGLREAYFESVSKDQIYIASKFVKTSLDLNRMYKSISDDEVYAQNENSEKYVKALNVLRDELRKLVSIYGKRGKLIGVGHAHIDTAWLWPFDETRRKVIRTFATMLTLLDRYDFHYIQSASIYYEWVKEDYPELFERIKQKVKEGKWEIGALYVESDTNMVSGESLARHFLYSQRFYLENFDRLAEVLWLPDTFGFTASLPQIAKLGGVKAFATHKVFWNDTNKFPYNVFNWVAPNGEELPSIAFGNGKGGYNSDFSSSSVLQQWQNWNEKNQPMLYSFGYGDGGGGPNEIMLIKANAINDIPILPKVTLNGLSEMLNEIKPINKWRGELYLETHRGVLTSHSKMKLLNRKAEILLREAEIWSTIAGNYDHNIFRRLWKTVLKNQFHDVLPGSAIREVYEVAYKELEEVIIEAERITQESISKIVGKGEDLVVFNSLNWEREEYIDKVKVRVPPLGYTKLNPVDVKDTVKLDIDEKEYIIENRYFRIRVSKSGEILSLNDKEVMREVIKEPSNSIVFYENIPGWADAWDIEKGYKETSFKVKASSSEVIEKGPTVVTIKFTYSFRRSTITQLLKVYADYRRIDFVTTLKMKDRELLVKTWFYFDLNVDRAVSDIPFGVVERFTWSNTSWDKARFEVPIQKFVDMSEDNYGVAILNDGKYGVSLEGNSIGLSLSKTPIFPDPNTDLDEVTFTYALYPHLGDWKRGEVLKRAYELNVPLRVIKGNGTSTKSFVKIDGPLMLESIKVSEDDNGSIILRLYEYANSRGEATIEFPYNVEKVESLDLIELNQIPRDILIEGNKIRIKYKNRDILTIKVRFSK; encoded by the coding sequence ATGCGAACATTTTCAGAGCTTGAGGCTAGAATTGTATTAATTTTAGCCAGTTCTTTCAAAAACTTGAAGGAACTTAGGTGGAAGTATAACAATTCTGAACCTTTCGTTGAGGTTGAGGGCAATGGCAAGAGCTCTTATCTGGTAATAATTGACCATAGAGGAAGTGGGTTAGTTAGGCTAGACGGAAAACCATACTTTGAATTAGACGCTTATCATACCCTAATACCAATACCCAAAGGAAAACACGTCTTCAACATAAATTTATCAAACTATATGGATTTCGGAGAGAAGATCGATCCTAGCCCAGGATTACCATTTTACACAGAATTAGATCTTAATGCCTTTGAACTATACATTTATGGCGATTTGATTCTAGATTTGTTAAGGGATAATAATATAGAAAGAGAGATAAAAGATGATTTAGCGGAGGCTTTAACTAAAGGGTTAAGAGAAGCATATTTTGAATCAGTTTCCAAGGATCAAATCTACATTGCTTCTAAGTTCGTTAAAACTAGCTTAGACTTAAACAGAATGTATAAGTCGATCAGTGATGATGAAGTGTATGCCCAGAATGAAAATAGTGAGAAATATGTTAAAGCCTTAAACGTCTTAAGAGATGAGTTAAGAAAACTCGTTTCTATTTACGGTAAAAGAGGTAAACTGATAGGTGTAGGTCATGCACATATAGATACTGCGTGGCTTTGGCCTTTTGATGAGACTAGAAGAAAGGTCATAAGGACCTTTGCAACTATGTTAACATTACTGGATAGATATGATTTTCATTACATTCAGAGCGCTTCAATTTACTATGAATGGGTAAAGGAGGATTACCCTGAACTTTTCGAGAGGATAAAGCAAAAGGTTAAGGAGGGAAAGTGGGAGATAGGTGCACTATACGTTGAAAGCGATACTAACATGGTATCTGGGGAGTCTTTAGCAAGACATTTCTTATACTCTCAGAGGTTTTACTTGGAGAACTTCGATAGATTAGCTGAGGTTTTATGGTTACCAGATACGTTCGGTTTCACAGCTTCGTTGCCTCAAATAGCTAAACTAGGAGGAGTTAAGGCTTTTGCCACACACAAGGTCTTTTGGAATGATACGAATAAGTTTCCATACAATGTGTTTAACTGGGTAGCTCCAAATGGTGAGGAATTGCCATCAATAGCCTTTGGTAACGGAAAGGGAGGATATAATTCAGATTTTTCCTCATCTAGCGTACTACAACAATGGCAAAATTGGAATGAGAAGAACCAGCCAATGCTATACTCTTTCGGATATGGGGACGGGGGAGGAGGACCAAACGAGATTATGCTAATTAAGGCTAATGCGATAAATGACATACCGATTTTGCCAAAAGTTACCTTAAACGGTTTGAGTGAAATGCTAAACGAGATTAAGCCAATCAATAAATGGAGAGGAGAGCTCTATCTAGAGACACATAGGGGAGTATTAACTTCGCATTCTAAGATGAAATTACTTAACAGAAAGGCTGAGATCTTGTTGAGAGAAGCAGAAATTTGGTCTACAATAGCTGGTAACTATGATCATAATATATTTAGAAGACTTTGGAAAACAGTTCTTAAAAATCAATTCCATGATGTTTTGCCCGGTTCAGCTATAAGAGAAGTATATGAAGTTGCCTATAAAGAACTGGAAGAGGTTATAATAGAGGCAGAGAGAATTACTCAAGAATCGATTTCAAAGATAGTAGGTAAAGGAGAAGATCTAGTAGTATTTAATTCTCTTAATTGGGAAAGAGAAGAGTACATCGATAAGGTAAAGGTAAGGGTTCCACCATTAGGTTATACTAAATTGAATCCAGTCGACGTTAAAGACACCGTAAAGCTTGATATTGACGAGAAGGAGTATATTATAGAGAATAGGTACTTTAGGATTAGAGTTAGTAAGAGCGGTGAGATATTATCTCTTAATGATAAAGAGGTCATGAGGGAGGTAATTAAAGAGCCTAGTAATTCAATAGTGTTTTATGAGAATATACCCGGATGGGCGGACGCTTGGGATATTGAAAAGGGGTACAAGGAGACTAGCTTTAAAGTGAAAGCCTCTTCCTCTGAAGTGATAGAAAAAGGACCTACAGTTGTAACCATTAAATTTACATATAGCTTTAGAAGGTCAACCATTACACAATTATTGAAAGTTTATGCTGATTATAGGCGTATAGACTTCGTCACTACGCTTAAGATGAAGGATAGAGAGTTACTAGTTAAGACTTGGTTCTACTTTGACCTCAACGTTGATAGAGCAGTTTCAGATATACCTTTTGGAGTTGTCGAGAGATTCACATGGAGTAATACTAGTTGGGATAAGGCTAGATTTGAGGTGCCCATCCAAAAGTTCGTCGATATGTCGGAAGACAATTATGGAGTAGCAATACTTAATGATGGTAAGTACGGCGTGTCATTAGAGGGTAATAGTATTGGTTTATCTTTGAGTAAAACGCCAATATTTCCTGATCCTAATACTGACTTAGACGAAGTAACTTTTACCTACGCATTATACCCTCACTTAGGAGATTGGAAGAGGGGTGAGGTATTAAAGAGAGCTTACGAACTTAACGTTCCCTTAAGAGTAATAAAGGGAAATGGTACTAGTACTAAAAGTTTCGTAAAAATCGATGGTCCATTAATGCTGGAATCGATCAAAGTCTCAGAGGACGACAATGGAAGTATCATTCTTCGACTCTATGAATACGCAAACTCTAGGGGGGAAGCTACTATCGAATTCCCTTATAACGTAGAAAAGGTTGAGAGCTTAGACTTAATAGAGCTTAACCAGATACCTAGGGATATATTGATAGAGGGAAATAAGATTAGAATAAAATATAAAAATAGAGATATTCTAACTATAAAGGTGAGGTTTTCGAAGTGA
- a CDS encoding DUF4434 domain-containing protein: MEDFIIGVNYWPSDSNIKVWSRFNVNEINEDFELMKELGINTIRAFILDEDCSDKEANFKEECKVKLSQFLDIAEKNSIKVLLTLIVGHMSGKNWRIPWDEDNSIYDKIELTKKFVTEIVSHFKSHKALLGWVLTNEISLVKIPQSDQQFFIWLREIYNAIKSIDNEHLVSLGDSVSPFSPTFLKPENVKGIVDYASPHIYLYDNDPIRLTMQYFMTIEYDRSSGLPVILEEFGLPTAVYSEESVGRFVGLILRGALVYGAKGALVWCFSDFAREEDEPYLWEPHELTYGIVRKDRSLKRSALELKSFSSRKIGKYHIPKRDATILVPTWLYKNFQFVPEQSKRSDFVRALSEAFILARLSNIQVTFSRENDDLNEYKLIIVPSITRLLNTTWRRLLRAVENGSTLYFSTAMSLHMSATHLWEEIFGVVPKLEAGSKGVKIPKAIRFVNTEEINIGGEVQLLTYSFKEKDASVIGVDEEGIGRIFLTKRGKGYAVLSTIPFELISSSRESINGNLLKFYRYLAELTNVTQKYISNVSGVEFQFLEGEKDDLLGVINHSWENKEVKIDARIVEDIDSCVKEETISLAPKSACLIRVSK; this comes from the coding sequence ATGGAAGATTTTATTATAGGAGTAAATTATTGGCCATCTGATTCCAATATAAAGGTATGGAGTAGGTTTAATGTAAATGAAATTAATGAGGACTTTGAATTAATGAAAGAACTAGGTATTAATACGATAAGGGCTTTCATACTTGATGAAGATTGTTCAGATAAGGAAGCTAATTTCAAGGAAGAATGTAAGGTCAAACTATCACAATTCTTAGATATAGCAGAGAAAAACTCAATAAAAGTATTACTTACCCTTATCGTAGGTCATATGAGTGGTAAGAATTGGAGAATACCTTGGGATGAGGACAATTCAATATATGACAAAATAGAACTAACTAAGAAATTTGTAACAGAGATAGTAAGCCACTTCAAGTCGCATAAGGCATTACTGGGATGGGTATTAACTAATGAAATATCTCTTGTTAAAATTCCTCAAAGCGATCAACAATTCTTTATTTGGTTAAGGGAAATATATAATGCAATAAAAAGTATAGACAATGAACATTTAGTTTCCTTAGGTGATTCTGTCTCTCCATTTTCTCCCACTTTCCTAAAGCCAGAGAACGTAAAAGGCATTGTAGACTACGCTTCTCCACATATTTACCTCTACGATAATGATCCCATTAGACTTACAATGCAATACTTCATGACAATAGAGTATGATAGAAGCTCTGGATTACCAGTAATTTTAGAGGAGTTCGGATTACCAACAGCAGTTTATTCGGAGGAGTCAGTAGGCAGGTTCGTAGGACTGATATTAAGGGGAGCTTTGGTTTATGGGGCTAAAGGGGCACTAGTATGGTGTTTCTCAGATTTTGCTAGAGAAGAGGACGAACCTTATCTTTGGGAGCCACATGAGCTGACTTATGGAATAGTGAGGAAAGATAGGAGTTTGAAGAGATCTGCCTTGGAGCTTAAGAGTTTCTCCAGCAGAAAAATAGGAAAATATCACATACCTAAAAGAGATGCAACCATTCTCGTGCCCACTTGGCTTTACAAGAATTTTCAATTTGTACCAGAGCAATCAAAAAGATCTGATTTCGTTAGAGCACTTAGCGAAGCTTTCATTTTAGCTAGGTTATCAAACATACAAGTTACCTTTTCTAGGGAAAATGATGATCTTAACGAATATAAATTAATAATAGTCCCATCGATAACCAGGTTACTTAACACTACTTGGAGGAGATTATTGAGGGCAGTGGAGAATGGTTCTACATTATACTTTTCCACCGCAATGAGTTTACATATGTCAGCAACCCATCTGTGGGAGGAGATATTTGGTGTAGTTCCTAAATTAGAGGCAGGGAGTAAAGGAGTAAAAATACCCAAAGCGATTAGATTTGTAAATACTGAGGAAATTAACATAGGAGGAGAAGTTCAACTACTAACGTACTCATTTAAGGAGAAAGATGCTAGCGTAATTGGTGTAGATGAAGAAGGGATTGGGAGGATATTCTTAACAAAGAGAGGAAAAGGGTATGCAGTGCTCTCAACCATACCTTTTGAGCTAATATCATCATCCAGAGAGAGTATTAACGGTAACTTACTAAAGTTTTATAGATACTTAGCAGAACTAACTAATGTAACCCAGAAGTACATCTCAAATGTTTCCGGGGTGGAATTTCAATTCTTAGAGGGAGAAAAAGATGACTTATTGGGAGTTATTAATCACTCGTGGGAGAATAAGGAAGTAAAAATTGATGCGAGAATTGTAGAGGATATTGACAGTTGTGTTAAAGAAGAAACAATAAGTTTAGCTCCTAAGTCTGCTTGCTTGATTAGAGTTTCAAAATAA